TGGTAAGTGTGTATTGGTGTGCGATTCTAGcaggaaaaataaaaactgctgCTCATTAGAATATCCTATTGGAAAGACTATCTACTTGGAAAACAGGAACTCCGAATTGTTTTCCGACGGTCCATGTAAGAAATTACTGAAAGATTACTCAATAGCAAGTTGCTTATTTAGCATCGATTGTTGAGTTTCGTTGACATGATCAAACGATGAACGCGGCTTACTCAATCCTAACGCAGTGAACGGAACTCTCGCTGTTCGGATGGTTAGGTTAGCTTAGCAACAATGACAAATGGCAACTGAACGAAAAATGGTTGAAATGGTGAAAAATCTCTCAAACTCTCAAGTGAAAAGTAGTCCAGGTTAACCGGTATTTTTTCTCCCTCTGCTCATGCTCATGGATGGGATATGGGAAATCGGTTTGACTTTGCGTCGTATAAACGGTTGTTCGTTTCTACCTACCACCATCCGAGAGGTAAACAATacgtacatgaaaaaaaaaaacttaacgacAAAAGTAAAAACCAATCTTTATATGATACCTTCCCGTTATTGTACGTGTTTCAAAACGCTTGTgcctacaaaattgaaaaaatttgtcttgtGTTTTCTTTTCCGCAATTTTCAGTAGCAAGCAATTTTGTGAATCGCATACCTCAGTTGCACTATTGCgcaaattgtgtgtgtgtgtgtgtgtgtgtgtgtagactGCCATGAACAACATGTTCCAACTTATCGCAAACAGAGGTGCGTTgggagagcgagagagagagaaaagcaAGTTAGAGAACATAAGAATGAACTTTATTATGACTGAGGGAAAAACCAATACCCATACATTGAAGTAAACCAGTATGACGTTGATATACATATGTATTGGTGTATGTTTTTGGAAAGCGGAAAATCTTCTTTTTCGTTCTTTGTCTCCGAATTCATCTCCTTTCATTGATAATCGATGGATGAGTGATAAATGATGAATGCTAACTCAAATCGCTATTAAAATATAAATCACCACTCGCAAAATCGAACAAACTAATGTTTTCTGTCCTGCAGGTACAAATCTAATTGTTCCTAACAAGCAAACAGTAAACTTCGGTTGCTAGAGATAATGACATTTTCGTTATTTTGGCACAGGAGATTTATTCTTCTCGAAAACCTgcgattttcacgaaaacaaacacacacgcacgcgcgcaatcaaatgaaaaagtgCATGTTCGAAAGAAATTTACATTTGCTTGTCGTCTTCGTGATGAAGTCTTACCATCAAAGCATCATAGAagaatactttactatgggacgccttttcaaaatttaccctctgagaatgtgataagttttttgttttatcaatgTCTTCTTTCGCCGTTCTTCGGAAAAGGCGGGAAATCTTTGGTCATCCCTGTACAAAAGTAGTGCCTAAAACAATTCGCTCTCTCTCGCTTCCGCAACGGTGTGTGGCTGGTTTcaaggaattcagttccagcataatGTAATGCACAAATTGGATGAGATTGTTCAAAACAACTAAACTCACTCAAACCAATTGCCCAGCACCTTCCCTCTATTGCACTTTCTTTCACAAACGGCCACCACCATCACAATCGAAACGAGTAAAGAAGAAGCAAGCAAAAcaacacacgagaattcgaattTAACACTTTGTGTAGATTTGTTTGTGGCCCTTAAAAGGGCCGTTTGTTAGTTCTCGCATACACGGGGTCGGTGTTGTTCTCAGTTTACTTGGAGCTGGTGTACTTGGTGACGGCTTTGGTTCCCTCAGAAACGGCGTGCTTGGCCAACTCTCCTGGCAAAAGCAGACGAACGGCAGTCTGGATTTCGCGAGAGGTAATCGTCGAACGTTTGTTGTAATGAGCCAAACGCGATGCCTCGGATGCAATGCGTTCGAAGATGTcattgacgaaactgttcatgatgctcatcgccttcgaggatactccggtatcagggtggacctgcttcaacactttgtagatgtagatagcgtagctttccttcctgcggatcttcttcttcttcttatcacCCTTGGCGATGTtcttctgggccttgccggATTTTTTGGCCGCCTTTCCActagttttcggtgccatcgttctaacgttgacgtgcgttcagagtagctgtttTCACGTAAATGACGCTAGCTCGCCCAAGAAACcccgttttatacctgctacaggCAACGCAGTAGGGACAGCCCCTTGGTCAAAATTTGATCCTCTTTTGCGCTTTATGCTCTGCCTATTCGCAGAACGAGAAACAGCGAGATGGTATAAAACAGAGGGTTAGTACTGCGGCAGCCAGTATTACCGAGTTAGCATCCTAGCTGTTAGCATCGTTTCgtggattttttacgaaaacaaaacacataaaagaaaatgtctggccgtggcaaaggaggaaaagttaagggaaaggcaaagtcccgctcgaaccgtgctggtctgcagttcccagtaggcagaatccaccgtctgcttcggaaaggaaactacgccgaacgtgtcggtgccggtgcaccggtctatctggcggcagtgatggaatacctggccgccgaagtgctggaattggccggtaacgctgcccgtgacaacaagaaaacgagaatcatccctcgtcatctgcagctggccatccgtaacgacgaggagttgaacaaactgCTCTCCGGAGTTACCATCGCACAGGGCGGTGTACTGCCAAACATCCAGGCAGTGTTGCTCCCGAAGAAAACCGAAAAGAAGGCCTAAATTGCACTTGATTCGCACTGAAACCAATCGAAAaaacgtccttttcaggacgaccacaattTTCTGATAAAGAACTTATAgaaatttactattttactatcgaTCAATCATATTTACTCATGCAAGCGCCAtaagacttgtttttttttccatagcttcTAGGATAATTTCCCACATTACAAGTGAAAAGTCGATGGTCGGTGGTCGATTGCGCTGGAgaatagatttatttttttttaccgatCAAGCAAGGTTGGTTGAATGAAAACGACAATCGTCTGGAGAGTCAAGCTACTAAATTAAATATGATTATACGAAAAACCGCGTACAGAGCGATACCGTGTCCGAACTGGCTCTACACTAAATGGAAACTATAACGGCATTCATTTTCCAAGAAAAGGAAAACTGGGATAGTTTTAAAATACAAATATAATTGGGAACAAAAACATCAACCATTTTTATCGATGAATTTTCGCAAGCTAGATTTTTACGAACGGACTTCATCAATCATCGTGCATAATCCGTCCGCATTTTCATTTGATCACCTACCGATCCTTTCGTCGCTGCTTACCGACTGAGCGAACGAACATATTTGATTGTACTACAAGAGAAGCATGCGCGTAGCAGCGGGGTCGGCTCTATGGCTGCGCACCAATTTATCCACTATAGCGTGTCGGTGAAGCACACGCTCAGAAAGTAGTGCTGCTATGATGGATAAaagcatacttttttttttttttcttactgtgCAGTTTTGTTGAAGCGGACTACCCAAAAGCGAGCGAAGTAGGAAATATCGATTAATTCTTTGCATGGATTTTTTggtagtcctgaaaaggactgtTTTGTTGAACACCGTCGAAATAAGAACGGTagaattcgacatgatgatgatgactgaCTGACGATGGGTCAATTTACTTCTTGGCAGCCACCTTCTTCGGGGCAGCTTTTTTGGCTGGCGCGGCCTTCTTTGGCTTCGGGGTCTTGGGCTTGTTGGCAGCGGCTTTCGATGGCTTGGTGGCCTTCTGCTTCGGTGCAGCAGCCTTCTTGGCGGCCTTGGCTGGTGCTGCCTTAGCCTTCTTTGCAGCGGCGGCTTTCGGCTTTTTCTCACCTGCAGGCTTTTTGGCCTTCGGTTTCTTCTCGCCAGCGGGTTTCTTGGCAACCTTTTTCTTCTCTCCGGCAGCCTTCTTCGGTTTTTTGGCAGCAGCCTTCTTCGGCTTCTTCTCGCCAGCCGGTTGCTTGGCACCGGCTTTGATTTTGAACGAGCCGGATGCACCGGAACCCTTGGTCTGGGTGAGCTTTCCCTTCTCGACGCCAGATTTCAGGGCCTTCTTGATGAACGGGGCCAGCTTGGCGACGTCGCACTTGTAGTTGGCGGCGATGTACTTCTTGATGGCCTGCAGCGAAGATCCGTTGCGTTCCTTCAGCGTCTTGATGGCAGCCACTACCATGTCATTGACTGGTGGATGTGTCGATGGCTTCTTCGGTTTTTTGGCTTCTCCCTTGGCGGCTTTGGCTTTCTTCGGTGCCTTGGCCGGTGAAGCAGCAACCGGAGCTGCGGCCGATACGTCAACAGCGGTTTCAGCCATTTTTTCTAATGTGCACTTTTCTAAAGCAGGTAGAACGAGCGAACGACTAAGCGAATACAAACGAGTGTGTGAATGCAGTAGAATCGTGCGATACGTTCGGGCACCGAATCCGTCGGCCCTGTTAGGGAATACGCACATGACGGTTACCATTCGGTGCTAGGTAGGTGTAGGTAATTTTTCTGGactattgtttttaaattgtaaacaatgaatCGACAGCAGCGGAAGTATCGCCAAAGAGTGGTTTTATGTTTGCTACGATGTTTG
This genomic window from Malaya genurostris strain Urasoe2022 chromosome 1, Malgen_1.1, whole genome shotgun sequence contains:
- the LOC131427630 gene encoding histone H1B-like; the protein is MAETAVDVSAAAPVAASPAKAPKKAKAAKGEAKKPKKPSTHPPVNDMVVAAIKTLKERNGSSLQAIKKYIAANYKCDVAKLAPFIKKALKSGVEKGKLTQTKGSGASGSFKIKAGAKQPAGEKKPKKAAAKKPKKAAGEKKKVAKKPAGEKKPKAKKPAGEKKPKAAAAKKAKAAPAKAAKKAAAPKQKATKPSKAAANKPKTPKPKKAAPAKKAAPKKVAAKK
- the LOC131427623 gene encoding histone H2A; amino-acid sequence: MSGRGKGGKVKGKAKSRSNRAGLQFPVGRIHRLLRKGNYAERVGAGAPVYLAAVMEYLAAEVLELAGNAARDNKKTRIIPRHLQLAIRNDEELNKLLSGVTIAQGGVLPNIQAVLLPKKTEKKA